Proteins co-encoded in one Prunus persica cultivar Lovell chromosome G6, Prunus_persica_NCBIv2, whole genome shotgun sequence genomic window:
- the LOC18774216 gene encoding phospholipase A(1) LCAT3 isoform X2, translated as MGARCFCPCFDFDDHDHDNRTAQTELDPVLLVSGIGGSILHSKRKKLGFDTRVWVRILLADLEFKKKLWSVYNPQTGYTETLDKDTEIVVPDDDYGLYAIDILDPSWFVKCIRVKEVYQFHDMIDMLVGCGYKKGTTLFGYGYDFRQSNRIDKLMEGLKVKLETAYKASGGRKVFLKYVSKWICIACPFQGAPGCINDSLLTGLQFVEGLESYFFVSRWTMHQLLVECPSIYEMLANPKFDWKELPEIQVWRKHSKDGETIVDLESYGPIESISLFEEALKHNELSYDGKTVALPFNFSILRWAAETRQVLNNAKLPDGVCFYNIYGTSFDTPFGVCYGSKTSPIEDLSEICHSMPQYSYVDGDETVPAESAKADGFAAVERVAIAARHRELLRDKTVFQHIQRWLGVEQRVSIRSKTSRVADASSK; from the exons ATGGGAGCGCGCTGCTTCTGCCCCTGTTTCGACTTCGACGACCACGACCACGACAATCGCACCGCCCAAACCGAGCTCGACCCCGTTCTACTCGTGTCCGGCATTGGAGGCTCCATTCTGCATTCCAAGAGGAAGAAGCTCGGGTTCGACACCCGGGTTTGGGTTCGGATCCTACTGGCCGACTTGGAGTTCAAGAAGAAGCTGTGGTCTGTCTATAATCCCCAAACAG GTTATACAGAAACACTAGACAAAGACACTGAAATCGTGGTCCCGGATGACGATTATGGGCTATACGCAATTGATATTCTAGATCCTTCTTGG TTTGTGAAATGCATACGTGTGAAAGAGGTATACCAGTTCCATGATATGATTGATATGCTAGTGGGATGTGGGTATAAGAAAGGAACCACTTTGTTTGGATATGGCTATGATTTCCGACAAAGCAATAG AATTGACAAGTTAATGGAAGGTCTTAAGGTGAAATTGGAAACTGCTTACAAGGCTTCTGGGGGTAGAAaa GTATTTTTGAAGTATGTGAGTAAATGGATTTGCATAGCTTGCCCTTTTCAAG GTGCGCCAGGATGCATCAATGACTCTCTCTTAACTGGATTGCAGTTTGTTGAAGGCTTGGAGAGCTACTTTTTCGTATCAAGGTGGACTATGCACCAGCTG TTGGTTGAGTGCCCATCAATCTATGAGATGCTGGCAAATCctaaatttgattggaaagaACTGCCAGAAATTCAGGTTTGGAGGAAGCATTCTAAGGATGGGGAAACTATTGTGGATCTGGAGTCTTATGGCCCAATTGAAAGCATATCTTTGTTTGAAGAAGCATTGAAACATAATGAG CTAAGTTATGATGGTAAAACGGTAGCTTTGCCATTTAACTTTTCTATTCTCAGATGGGCTGCTGAGACTCGCCAGGTTTTAAACAATGCTAAACTACCAGATGGAGTCTGCTTCTATAACATTTATGGAACATCATTCGACACACCTTTTGGTGTTTG CTATGGTTCGAAGACATCTCCAATTGAGGACTTGTCTGAAATATGCCATTCAATG cCTCAATATTCTTATGTGGATGGAGATGAAACAGTTCCGGCTGAGTCAGCAAAG GCAGATGGATTTGCTGCAGTTGAAAGAGTAGCAATAGCTGCAAGACACAGGGAACTATTGCGTGATAAAACAGTttttcaacatatccaaaggtGGTTGGGAGTTGAACAGAGGGTCAGCATACGTTCTAAGACATCCAGAGTTGCAGATGCCTCTTCAAAATAA
- the LOC18774216 gene encoding phospholipase A(1) LCAT3 isoform X1 — protein sequence MGARCFCPCFDFDDHDHDNRTAQTELDPVLLVSGIGGSILHSKRKKLGFDTRVWVRILLADLEFKKKLWSVYNPQTGYTETLDKDTEIVVPDDDYGLYAIDILDPSWFVKCIRVKEVYQFHDMIDMLVGCGYKKGTTLFGYGYDFRQSNRIDKLMEGLKVKLETAYKASGGRKVNIISHSMGGLLVTCFMSLHNDVFLKYVSKWICIACPFQGAPGCINDSLLTGLQFVEGLESYFFVSRWTMHQLLVECPSIYEMLANPKFDWKELPEIQVWRKHSKDGETIVDLESYGPIESISLFEEALKHNELSYDGKTVALPFNFSILRWAAETRQVLNNAKLPDGVCFYNIYGTSFDTPFGVCYGSKTSPIEDLSEICHSMPQYSYVDGDETVPAESAKADGFAAVERVAIAARHRELLRDKTVFQHIQRWLGVEQRVSIRSKTSRVADASSK from the exons ATGGGAGCGCGCTGCTTCTGCCCCTGTTTCGACTTCGACGACCACGACCACGACAATCGCACCGCCCAAACCGAGCTCGACCCCGTTCTACTCGTGTCCGGCATTGGAGGCTCCATTCTGCATTCCAAGAGGAAGAAGCTCGGGTTCGACACCCGGGTTTGGGTTCGGATCCTACTGGCCGACTTGGAGTTCAAGAAGAAGCTGTGGTCTGTCTATAATCCCCAAACAG GTTATACAGAAACACTAGACAAAGACACTGAAATCGTGGTCCCGGATGACGATTATGGGCTATACGCAATTGATATTCTAGATCCTTCTTGG TTTGTGAAATGCATACGTGTGAAAGAGGTATACCAGTTCCATGATATGATTGATATGCTAGTGGGATGTGGGTATAAGAAAGGAACCACTTTGTTTGGATATGGCTATGATTTCCGACAAAGCAATAG AATTGACAAGTTAATGGAAGGTCTTAAGGTGAAATTGGAAACTGCTTACAAGGCTTCTGGGGGTAGAAaagtaaatataatttcacattCAATGGGTGGCCTGCTAGTCACATGTTTTATGTCACTCCATAATGAT GTATTTTTGAAGTATGTGAGTAAATGGATTTGCATAGCTTGCCCTTTTCAAG GTGCGCCAGGATGCATCAATGACTCTCTCTTAACTGGATTGCAGTTTGTTGAAGGCTTGGAGAGCTACTTTTTCGTATCAAGGTGGACTATGCACCAGCTG TTGGTTGAGTGCCCATCAATCTATGAGATGCTGGCAAATCctaaatttgattggaaagaACTGCCAGAAATTCAGGTTTGGAGGAAGCATTCTAAGGATGGGGAAACTATTGTGGATCTGGAGTCTTATGGCCCAATTGAAAGCATATCTTTGTTTGAAGAAGCATTGAAACATAATGAG CTAAGTTATGATGGTAAAACGGTAGCTTTGCCATTTAACTTTTCTATTCTCAGATGGGCTGCTGAGACTCGCCAGGTTTTAAACAATGCTAAACTACCAGATGGAGTCTGCTTCTATAACATTTATGGAACATCATTCGACACACCTTTTGGTGTTTG CTATGGTTCGAAGACATCTCCAATTGAGGACTTGTCTGAAATATGCCATTCAATG cCTCAATATTCTTATGTGGATGGAGATGAAACAGTTCCGGCTGAGTCAGCAAAG GCAGATGGATTTGCTGCAGTTGAAAGAGTAGCAATAGCTGCAAGACACAGGGAACTATTGCGTGATAAAACAGTttttcaacatatccaaaggtGGTTGGGAGTTGAACAGAGGGTCAGCATACGTTCTAAGACATCCAGAGTTGCAGATGCCTCTTCAAAATAA
- the LOC18774737 gene encoding protein FAR-RED IMPAIRED RESPONSE 1 — protein sequence MEMGFSCIMLLLFIFAWQWLKLKVYAFAVDSVFDTEAQNGLLDNSADVELRLNHDGAILATCVVEEASSLEQIEQVGQNSSRVEQNAVEGDEPYLGQEFDSEAAAHAFYNAYALRIGFRTRVNDLSRSRVDGSIIARTLVCNKEGYRVADKRERMSVRPRPPTRVGCKAMISVKKLSIGKWVVAKFVKEHTHTLSPGKGKKGSNDQSTTDEQMKIKELTQQLLVERKRSASYRKIIDLLFNHIEEHTQNLSQKIQRITDNLQEIVSSEGKGKDRRNVS from the exons ATGGAGATGGGCTTTTCTTGTATTATGttgcttttgtttatttttgcttGGCAATGGCTCAAACTCAAAGTTTATGCTTTTGCAGTGGATTCTGTATTTGATACAGAGGCTCAAAATGGGCTCTTAGATAATTCAGCAGATGTTGAGCTTAGATTAAATCATGATGGTGCAATTCTAGCAACTTGTGTTGTCGAGGAGGCTTCTAGTCTTGAGCAAATTGAGCAAGTGGGTCAAAATTCTTCAAGAGTGGAACAAAATGCAGTTGAAGGAGACGAACCATATCTGGGCCAGGAATTCGACTCAGAAGCAGCTGCACATGCATTTTATAATGCATATGCACTGAGAATAGGTTTCAGAACACGTGTGAACGATCTATCTCGTTCTAGGGTCGATGGCTCCATCATTGCTCGAACGCTAGTATGTAACAAAGAGGGTTACCGAGTGGCTGATAAGCGTGAGAGAATGAGTGTGAGACCTCGACCCCCCACTAGGGTTGGTTGCAAGGCAATGATTTCAGTTAAGAAACTGAGTATTGGAAAGTGGGTAGTTGCAAAGTTTGTCAAGGAGCATACCCATACACTGTCTCCAGGGAAGGGTAAAAAAGGATCGAATGATCAATCTACTACG GATGAACAGATGAAAATCAAAGAACTAACTCAACAACTGCTGGTTGAGAGAAAGCGGTCTGCTTCATATAGAAAAATCATAGACCTCCTATTCAATCACATTGAAGAGCACACTCAAAACCTGTCGCAAAAGATCCAGCGCATAACTGATAATCTCCAAGAAATTGTATCATCCGAGGGAAAGGGAAAAGACCGTCGAAATGTCTCCTAG
- the LOC18775273 gene encoding peptide chain release factor PrfB1, chloroplastic → MEAHLRPLCSPTAILCPKPPNSKLPQLLQRPTSYTSRFWYTVSTKLSSYCRFPPTVLLATPESQVSTGLNTDTREWAMQDFYFLRRDVETTAERVKEIRDSACLQQLEQEVADLELKAADSSFWDDRAKAQENLSALTDVKDRIRLLNEFKSQVEDAETIVKLTEEMDSVDNGLLEEAASIIKELNKGLDQFELTQLLSGPYDKEGAVIFITAGAGGTDAQDWAEMLLRMYVRWGEKQRYKTRVVEKSQGEEAGIKSATIEVEGRYAYGYLSGEKGTHRIVRQSPFNAKGLRQTSFSGIDVMPLLPEESLKVDLPEEDLEISFSRAGGKGGQNVNKVESAVRITHIPTGVTVRCTEERSQLANKIKALSRLKAKLLVIAEEQRASEIKQIRGDVVKAEWGQQIRNYVFHPYKLVKDVRTGYETSDITCVMDGDLEPYIKAYLKHKYSMKVTAAGVV, encoded by the exons ATGGAGGCTCATCTGAGACCTCTCTGCAGCCCAACAGCCATCTTATGCCCCAAGCCTCCAAATAGCAAACTACCACAGTTACTACAAAGGCCCACTTCGTATACTTCTCGTTTTTGGTACACTGTCTCTACAAAGCTTTCAAGCTATTGTCGATTTCCTCCTACTG TTTTACTTGCGACACCGGAGAGTCAAGTAAGCACGGGGCTCAACACCGACACAAGAGAATGGGCAATGCAAG atttttatttcttaagaAGAGATGTTGAAACCACGGCGGAACGTGTTAAAGAGATAAGAGACTCTGCCTGTCTGCAACAGTTAGAACAAGAAGTTGCAGATTTGGAGTTGAAAGCAGCTGATAGCTCCTTTTGGGATGACCGAGCTAAAGCTCAAGAAAACCTTTCGGCCCTGACTGATGTTAAAGACAGGATAAGATTGCTGAATGAGTTCAAATCACAG GTTGAAGATGCAGAAACAATAGTCAAGCTAACTGAAGAGATGGACTCTGTAGATAATGGACTTCTTGAAGAGGCTGCCAGTATCATCAAGGAATTGAACAAGGGACTGGATCAGTTTGAGTTAACTCAACTTCTTTCTGGGCCTTATGACAAAGAAGGTGCTGTCATCTTTATTACAGCTGGTGCTGGAGGAACTGATGCACAG GATTGGGCTGAAATGTTACTCAGGATGTATGTGAGGTGGGGAGAAAAGCAGAGATACAAGACACGAGTAGTTGAGAAGTCCCAAGGAGAGGAAGCTGGAATTAAGTCAGCGACAATTGAAGTTGAAGGTCGTTATGCTTATGGGTATTTGTCTGGGGAGAAAGGAACACACCGCATTGTGAGGCAGTCCCCTTTTAATGCCAAAGGTCTTCGCCAG ACAAGCTTCTCTGGTATTGACGTCATGCCTCTTCTACCTGAAGAGTCGTTGAAAGTTGATTTACCTGAAGAGGACCTGGAAATAAGTTTTTCAAGGGCAGGCGGGAAAGGAGGGCAGAATGTGAACAAAGTTGAAAGCGCTGTCCGGATTACTCACATTCCCACTGGTGTTACTGTTCGCTGCACAG AAGAGAGATCTCAGCttgcaaacaaaataaaggctCTAAGCAGGTTGAAAGCGAAGCTGTTAGTGATAGCTGAGGAGCAAAGGGCATCAGAGATTAAGCAAATACGAGGAGATGTAGTGAAGGCAGAATGGGGCcaacaaataagaaattatGTGTTCCATCCGTATAAACTGGTGAAGGATGTAAGGACAGGATACGAGACGTCGGATATCACTTGTGTAATGGATGGTGATTTAGAGCCTTACATTAAAGCTTACCTCAAACACAAATACAGTATGAAGGTGACTGCTGCAGGTGTAGTGTAG
- the LOC18772340 gene encoding 60S ribosomal protein L38, whose amino-acid sequence MPKQIHEIKDFLLTARRKDARSVKIKRSKDAVKFKVRCSKYLYTLCVFDSEKADKLKQSLPPGLSVQDL is encoded by the exons ATG CCGAAGCAAATCCACGAGATTAAGGATTTCCTTCTAACTGCAAGGAGGAAGGATGCACGCTCTGTCAAAATCAAGAGGAGCAAAGATGCTGTCAAGTTTAAGGTTCGATGCTCCAAGTACCTTTACACTCTTTGCGTGTTTGATTCGGAGAAGGCCGACAAGTTGAAGCAATCCCTTCCTCCAG gTTTGAGCGTGCAGGACCTGTGA
- the LOC18772186 gene encoding AP2-like ethylene-responsive transcription factor BBM, giving the protein MLHQAAAFNTTNIHSQGADWSNMNSSDSSTYKTTSDHLSMLMGSNNSYRSQNLENHHQQPKLENFLGRHSFVADEHHIGGQSSSSGTHAYNNNSTSSTSTSSSNIGLSMIKTWLRNQPAPVILPHHHDHHDHHDHHQRINKKDINTTDTTTTTSSSSSAVQTLSLSMSTGSHTHHNTTSTAAATGETCSTDRDNTCNDNNKLAVVRTTTSTAPPPGIDSQTTSTTAIATAIEAVPRKSVDTFGQRTSIYRGVTRHRWTGRYEAHLWDNSCRREGQTRKGRQVYLGGYDKEEKAARAYDLAALKYWGTTTTTNFPISNYEKEIDEMKHMTRQEYVASLRRKSSGFSRGASIYRGVTRHHQHGRWQARIGRVAGNKDLYLGTFSTQEEAAEAYDIAAIKFRGLNAVTNFDMTRYDVKSILDSSTLPIGGAAKRLKDVEQAAQHQHHEMSLLVDGHNRSAPTDDHHDKMMMMMMNGSTGTCHDQYHHHQQQQLLIMGSGTAAADNYGSGTAGGWPTLAFNQAAAAAHQTPFGMHYYSSLVPYNNNSGQRVWCKQEQEQEQDIHSNTAPQSFYHHHQQQQQDQDQDLHHHQLLQLGSSHNFFQAAGMDSMEHSSGSNSVMYSTATATNGGGGDHGGYIIPMGTVISNDHNNGFGDGTNHDHQVKAVALGFENVFGSTTTSANATNVTGDAYNNHARNLYYLPQQPPQSSSVSSVSSAGVAKGGSAYDIHEAGQCNNWMPTAVPTSTNSNINMPPTFTVWNDT; this is encoded by the exons ATGCTTCATCAAGCTGCTGCATTCAACACCACCAATATTCACTCCCAAG GTGCAGATTGGAGTAATATGAACTCATCAGATAGCAGCACCTACAAGACGACTTCAGACCACCTGTCTATGCTGATGGGAAGCAACAATTCGTACAGAAGCCAAAACCTTGAAAATCATCATCAACAGCCAAAGCTTGAAAACTTCCTTGGCCGACACTCCTTCGTTGCGGATGAGCACCACATCGGCGGCCAGAGTAGTAGTAGTGGCACGCATGCATACAATAATAATAGCACCAGCAGTACAAGTACTAGTAGCTCGAATATTGGGCTTTCCATGATCAAGACATGGCTGAGAAATCAACCAGCACCAGTAATACTACCTCATCATCATGACCATCATGACCATCATGATCATCACCAGCGCATCAACAAGAAAGATATTAATACCACCGACACTACAACAACTactagtagtagtagtagtgCAGTACAGACTCTTTCGCTTTCGATGAGTACTGGATCTCACACTCATCATAATACTACTAGTACTGCTGCTGCTACTGGAGAAACTTGTTCAACAGATCGAGATAATACGTGTAATGATAATAACAAGCTGGCAGTTGTTAGGACCACCACCTCAACCGCTCCTCCGCCCGGGATCGATAGCCAGACTACTAGTACTACTGCTATTGCTACTGCTATTGAGGCCGTGCCCAGAAAGTCCGTTGATACTTTTGGACAGAGGACTTCTATATACCGTGGTGTAACCAG GCACAGATGGACAGGTAGATATGAAGCTCATCTCTGGGATAATAGTTGCCGGAGAGAAGGACAAACTCGCAAGGGAAGGCAAG TTTATCTGG GTGGTTATGACAAGGAAGAAAAGGCAGCTAGAGCTTATGACTTAGCAGCATTGAAATATTGGGGTACCACAACCACTACCAACTTCCCG ATCAGCAACTATGAGAAAGAGATAGACGAAATGAAGCACATGACGAGACAGGAGTACGTTGCATCTTTAAGAAGGAAGAGTAGTGGCTTCTCTCGCGGTGCATCTATTTATCGAGGGGTAACAAG ACACCACCAGCATGGGAGATGGCAAGCAAGGATTGGTCGAGTCGCAGGGAACAAAGATCTCTACCTGGGAACATTTA GTACTCAAGAGGAAGCAGCAGAGGCGTATGACATTGCAGCCATAAAGTTCCGTGGACTCAATGCAGTAACAAACTTTGACATGACCAGATATGATGTGAAGTCGATTCTGGATAGCAGCACATTGCCCATTGGTGGGGCTGCAAAGCGATTGAAAGACGTAGAGCAGGCTGCTCAACATCAACATCATGAGATGAGTCTGCTAGTTGACGGACACAACAGATCAGCACCAACAGATGATCATCATGacaagatgatgatgatgatgatgaatggCAGTACTGGCACTTGTCAtgatcaatatcatcatcatcagcagcagcagctgctgATCATGGGTAGTGGCACTGCTGCAGCTGATAACTATGGTAGTGGTACAGCAGGCGGTTGGCCAACTCTTGCATTTAATCaagcagctgctgctgctcatCAGACGCCTTTTGGCATGCACTACTACTCATCACTAGTACCATATAATAATAACAGTGGGCAGAGGGTTTGGTGCAAGCAAGAGCAAGAGCAAGAGCAAGACATTCATTCCAACACTGCTCCTCAAAGCttttatcatcatcatcagcagcagcagcaggatCAGGATCAagatcttcatcatcatcaactacTTCAATTAGGAAGTAGCCACAATTTCTTTCAGGCAGCTGGTATGGATTCTATGGAACATAGCTCAGGCTCTAACTCTGTCATGTATAGCACTGCTACTGCTACtaatggaggaggaggagatcaTGGTGGCTATATAATCCCAATGGGTACAGTTATATCTAATGATCACAATAATGGTTTTGGAGATGGCACTAATCATGATCATCAGGTGAAGGCGGTGGCTCTTGGATTTGAAAATGTGTTTGGCTCAACTACTACTTCTGCTAATGCTACAAATGTTACTGGGGATGCTTATAATAATCATGCAAGGAACTTGTATTATCTTCCGCAGCAGCCGCCGCAATCGTCATCAGTGTCATCAGTATCATCAGCAGGTGTGGCCAAGGGCGGCAGCGCTTATGATATTCATGAAGCAGGGCAATGTAACAATTGGATGCCCACAGCAGTTCCAACGTCGACTAACAGTAACATCAACATGCCTCCTACTTTCACTGTCTGGAATGACACATAA